Proteins from a genomic interval of Oncorhynchus kisutch isolate 150728-3 linkage group LG28, Okis_V2, whole genome shotgun sequence:
- the nono gene encoding non-POU domain-containing octamer-binding protein isoform X1, giving the protein MQGNQGPRGEQQYHGPSRHQFENQKNPGVNSNGQHADEQESPNAGITIDLQNFRKPGEKTYTQRSRLFVGNLPTGVTEAEVEKLFSKYGKAAEIFINKDRGFGFIRLETKTVAEIAKAELDDTSFRGRQLRVRFATHGAALTVRNLPQFISNELLEEAFSVFGQIERAIVIVDDRGRPTGKGIVEYTAKPAARKALDRCADGAFLLTAFPRPVTVEPMEQFDEDEGLPERIVNKNQVFHKEREQPPRFAQPGTFEYEYAMRWKALMEMEKQQYEQVDRNIKEAHEKLEQEMEAARHEHQVILMRQDLLRRQEELRRMEELHNQEMQKRKQMELRQEEERRRREEEMRMHSEEMMRRQQEGFKGNFPGNREQEMRMHMQGQGINRNSMGAGEGNPSVPIPGAANIPAENPPLMQGAGNNNMPVGGQPVFPRVPGQGPADFGANKRRRF; this is encoded by the exons ATGCAAGGAAACCAGGGCCCCCGTGGAGAACAGCAGTATCATGGCCCATCTAGACACCAGTTTGAAAACCAGAAAAATCCTGGAGTCAACAGCAATGGAcagcatgcagatgagcaggaGAGCCCAA ATGCAGGGATAACCATAGATCTACAAAACTTCAGGAAACCTGGAGAGAAGACTTACACTCAGCGCAGCCGTCTGTTTGTGGGAAATTTACCAACTGGTGTTACAGAGGCAGAGGTGGAGAAGTTGTTTTCCAAGTATGGCAAGGCAGCTGAGATTTTCATCAACAAGGACCGGGGGTTTGGATTCATTAGACTG GAGACAAAAACAGTGGCTGAGATTGCTAAAGCCGAGCTTGATGACACTTCATTCAGAGGCAGACAGTTGCGCGTGCGATTTGCAACACATGGTGCTGCCCTAACTGTGAGGAATTTGCCACAGTTCATTTCCAATGAGCTCCTGGAAGAGGCTTTCTCTGTCTTTGGCCAGATTGAAAGGGCCATAGTCATAGTAGATGATAGAGGGAGACCCACAGGAAAAGGGATTGTGGAATACACAGCCAAGCCTGCAGCAAGGAAGGCTCTGGATAGGTGTGCAGATGGGGCCTTTCTATTGACTGC ATTCCCCAGGCCAGTGACAGTTGAGCCAATGGAGCAGTTTGATGAGGATGAGGGACTGCCAGAGAGGATTGTAAACAAAAACCAAGTGTTTCACAA GGAGCGGGAGCAGCCACCGAGATTTGCTCAGCCAGGGACATTTGAGTATGAGTATGCCATGCGCTGGAAGGCCCTGATGGAGATGGAGAAGCAACAGTATGAGCAGGTGGACAGGAACATCAAGGAGGCTCATGAGAAGCTGGAGCAAGAGATGGAGGCAGCTAGACATGAGCACCAGGTTATCTTGATGAGACAAG ACCTGCTGAGGCGTCAAGAGGAGCTGAGGAGAATGGAGGAGCTCCATAACCAGGAGATGCAGAAGAGGAAGCAGATGGAGCTGCGTCAGGAAGAAGAACGTcgcaggagggaggaggagatgaggatgcACAGTGAGGAGATGATGAGGCGGCAGCAGGAGGGCTTCAAGGGGAACTTCCCTGGAAAT CGGGAGCAGGAGATGCGGATGCACATGCAAG GTCAAGGAATTAACAGAAACTCGATGGGTGCTGGTGAAGGAAACCCCAGCGTGCCCATCCCTGGAGCTGCCAACATACCTGCTGAGAACCCCCCTTTAATG CAGGGGGCAGGAAACAACAACATGCCCGTAGGAGGCCAGCCTGTGTTCCCAAGAGTCCCTGGCCAAGGCCCTGCGGACTTTGGTGCCAACAAGCGTCGCAGATTCTAA
- the nono gene encoding non-POU domain-containing octamer-binding protein isoform X2 has product MQGNQGPRGEQQYHGPSRHQFENQKNPGVNSNGQHADEQESPNAGITIDLQNFRKPGEKTYTQRSRLFVGNLPTGVTEAEVEKLFSKYGKAAEIFINKDRGFGFIRLETKTVAEIAKAELDDTSFRGRQLRVRFATHGAALTVRNLPQFISNELLEEAFSVFGQIERAIVIVDDRGRPTGKGIVEYTAKPAARKALDRCADGAFLLTAFPRPVTVEPMEQFDEDEGLPERIVNKNQVFHKEREQPPRFAQPGTFEYEYAMRWKALMEMEKQQYEQVDRNIKEAHEKLEQEMEAARHEHQVILMRQDLLRRQEELRRMEELHNQEMQKRKQMELRQEEERRRREEEMRMHSEEMMRRQQEGFKGNFPGNREQEMRMHMQGQGINRNSMGAGEGNPSVPIPGAANIPAENPPLMGAGNNNMPVGGQPVFPRVPGQGPADFGANKRRRF; this is encoded by the exons ATGCAAGGAAACCAGGGCCCCCGTGGAGAACAGCAGTATCATGGCCCATCTAGACACCAGTTTGAAAACCAGAAAAATCCTGGAGTCAACAGCAATGGAcagcatgcagatgagcaggaGAGCCCAA ATGCAGGGATAACCATAGATCTACAAAACTTCAGGAAACCTGGAGAGAAGACTTACACTCAGCGCAGCCGTCTGTTTGTGGGAAATTTACCAACTGGTGTTACAGAGGCAGAGGTGGAGAAGTTGTTTTCCAAGTATGGCAAGGCAGCTGAGATTTTCATCAACAAGGACCGGGGGTTTGGATTCATTAGACTG GAGACAAAAACAGTGGCTGAGATTGCTAAAGCCGAGCTTGATGACACTTCATTCAGAGGCAGACAGTTGCGCGTGCGATTTGCAACACATGGTGCTGCCCTAACTGTGAGGAATTTGCCACAGTTCATTTCCAATGAGCTCCTGGAAGAGGCTTTCTCTGTCTTTGGCCAGATTGAAAGGGCCATAGTCATAGTAGATGATAGAGGGAGACCCACAGGAAAAGGGATTGTGGAATACACAGCCAAGCCTGCAGCAAGGAAGGCTCTGGATAGGTGTGCAGATGGGGCCTTTCTATTGACTGC ATTCCCCAGGCCAGTGACAGTTGAGCCAATGGAGCAGTTTGATGAGGATGAGGGACTGCCAGAGAGGATTGTAAACAAAAACCAAGTGTTTCACAA GGAGCGGGAGCAGCCACCGAGATTTGCTCAGCCAGGGACATTTGAGTATGAGTATGCCATGCGCTGGAAGGCCCTGATGGAGATGGAGAAGCAACAGTATGAGCAGGTGGACAGGAACATCAAGGAGGCTCATGAGAAGCTGGAGCAAGAGATGGAGGCAGCTAGACATGAGCACCAGGTTATCTTGATGAGACAAG ACCTGCTGAGGCGTCAAGAGGAGCTGAGGAGAATGGAGGAGCTCCATAACCAGGAGATGCAGAAGAGGAAGCAGATGGAGCTGCGTCAGGAAGAAGAACGTcgcaggagggaggaggagatgaggatgcACAGTGAGGAGATGATGAGGCGGCAGCAGGAGGGCTTCAAGGGGAACTTCCCTGGAAAT CGGGAGCAGGAGATGCGGATGCACATGCAAG GTCAAGGAATTAACAGAAACTCGATGGGTGCTGGTGAAGGAAACCCCAGCGTGCCCATCCCTGGAGCTGCCAACATACCTGCTGAGAACCCCCCTTTAATG GGGGCAGGAAACAACAACATGCCCGTAGGAGGCCAGCCTGTGTTCCCAAGAGTCCCTGGCCAAGGCCCTGCGGACTTTGGTGCCAACAAGCGTCGCAGATTCTAA